GCAAAAGGCAAAGCTCTTAGGAGTAAGCGAGCCTGATATCTTTAGCACCATAGCGGCAACCATCGGCTCATACTACGTAAATGACTTTAATATGCTTGGAAAGTCCTATAACGTCTATGTAAGAGCTGTTGATACATATAGAAATTCGCCGGAGGACTTTAGAAATATCTTTGTTAAGTCAAACAGCGGCGAGATGATACCGCTAAATTCGCTTGTTACGTTAAAGCGAGGAGTTGGGCCTGATATCGTGGATAGATTTAACCTCTTTCCGGCTGCTAAAATCATGGGCGATCCAAAGCCTGGCTACACTTCAGGAGACGCGATTAAAGCAATAAGCGAAGTGGTCGCAGAGCAGCTATCAAACGACGAATACGCCATAAGCTGGTCAGGAAGCGCCTATCAAGAAGTTAGCTCACAAGGAACGGGCGCTACGGCGTTTATATTTGGTATGGTGTTTGTGTTTTTGATCCTTGCCGCGCAATACGAAAGATGGCTCATCCCGCTTGCCGTTATCACAGCCGTGCCGTTTGCGGTGTTTGGCTCGCTTGTGGCGGTTTGGGCTAGAGGGCTAACTAACGATATATATTTTCAGATAGGGCTTTTGCTTCTTATCGGACTATCAGCTAAAAATGCGATTTTGATCGTGGAATTTGCGATGCAAGAGCGCGAAAGCGGAAAGAGCGCCTTTGAAGCGGCTGTTAATGCGGCTAAACTAAGGTTTCGCCCGATAGTAATGACCTCTATCGCATTTACGCTAGGAGTTTTCCCAATGGTTATAAGCACAGGCGCAGGAGCCGCGTCTCGTCATGCACTTGGCACGGGAGTGATCGGCGGCATGATAGCGGCAACCACGATAGCGATCTTTTTTGTGCCGATGTTTTACTATCTGCTTGAAAATTTAAACAACAAATTTTGGGATAAAAAGCCAAAAGTAAAGGAGAGCGCCCATGCGTAATCTACTCATAATCGCTGTTGCGATATTTTTTGCAGGCTGCTCGTTTAGACCTGAGCTGCCAAATGTCGATACAAATTTTGAGGCGACTTATCAGCTCACAACCGATATCAAAGATAGATGGTGGGAAGAATTTGGCGATGAAAATTTAAATGCCATCGTTGAAGAAGCTCTTAACAACAACATCGATCTTAAGATAGCCTTTTTAAATTTGCAAAAAGCAAAAGCAAGCCTTGGCATAGCAAGTGCGGATCTGTTTCCTAGCGTAAATTTAAACGCAGGCGCTACAAGAGCCAGAACAAGCGGTGAAACCTACACAAAACAAGACAATGTAAAATACACAAACCACTCTCTAAATTTCGGGCTAAACTACGAGATAGATCTTTGGGGCAGGGTCAAAAACAGCATAGAAGCTTCCAAGTCAAGCTTAAAAGCGAGCAAATTTGACTACGACAGCGCAAGACTTACCATAGCATCAAATATTGCCAAAAGCTACTTCACTTTGGTTGCTTTAAACATGCGAGAAAAGGTGCTAAGCGATACTCTCAAAAATTATGAAGAGATAATGAATTTCAGAAAAACTCAGCTTGAGTTTGGAAGTGTCGATAACATCACCTTTTTGCAAAGCAAAGCTCAAGTAGATAGTGCCAAAGCAAGCCTTGTAGATATCAAAAACTCAATCAGCCTAGCACTAAATTCGCTTAGCATAATGAGCGGCAAAAGCAACGATGAAATTTTAAAAGGTGTCATAAAAAGCTCCAAAAAACTGCCAAAAGAACCGGAAGTAAAAGCCGGCATAAGCGCAGACATACTGCTTAGAAGAAGCGATGTTGCTAGTGCCTATGAAAATTTAAAGGCTACAAATGCGCTAATCGGCGTATCTAAGGCGGCATATTACCCATCCATATCGCTAACGGGGCTTTTAGGTTTTGTTAGTAACGATTTAGCAAGACTCTTTGACGCAAATGCAAATACTTGGAGCTTAGGTGGATCGCTAACACAAAAGATATTTGATAACGGACGCATAAAAAACAATGTAAAAATCGCCGAGACCAACGAGCAAATCGCGGCATTGGCTTATGAAAAGAGTATTAAAACCGCTTTAAGCGAGGTTAGAGACGCACTTTTAAAAAGAGAGAATGCCAAACTATCCCAAAAGAGCGTAAAGGCTCTGTTAAACTCGCAAGAAAAGATTTATAAGATAGCAAAGAGCAAATTTGAAGAGGGCTACAGTAGCCATCTTGAGCTGCTTGACGCTCAAAGAAATCTGCTTGCAAACAAGCTTCAAGATGTAAATGCAAATTTAAATTTGATCAATTCAATTGTAGAAATTTATAAGGCTTTTGGTGGCGGATTTAAGGCGGAAAATTTAAAATAAATCCAAATTTAGCCCTTTTAAAATGGGCTAAATTTATGCCTTGCAAAGAATTTTTACGATACTTTCAGGCAAAATTTCATGCTCTATAGAGTGAATTTTGTCCTCAAACTCCTCTAAACTCATGCCGTCATGCTTTTCAAAAGCCCTTTGCATGATAAGCTTTCCTCCGTCAAGCTCCTCGCTAACATAGTGCACACTAACGCCTCCAACTAACATATCGCTTTCAAAACTCTCCTTTATTGCGTAAGCGCCTTTAAAGAGTGGCAGTAAAGATGGATGAAGATTGATGGCCTTAATTTGAGTAGTAAAAACAGGAGTTAGTATTCTCATAAAACCGGCTAAAACTACAAGATCTACGTTATATTTTTTAATCTCGCTAACTAACGCAGCGTCAAATTCTTCGCGTGAGTTAAATTTAGTATGCTCTATAACTACGCTTTCAAGCCCGTATTTTCTAGCTCTTTCTATACCGTAAGCGTTATCTTTATTTGTTAGCGTTAGGACGACTTCAATTTTGACGTTATTAAAAATTTTATTATGGATTTTTGACAAAATCGACTCTAAATTTGACCCTCTTCCGCTAAATAAAATCGCTATTTTTTTCGTAACCATTTAAGCCCTTTTATAATATCTTTTGCAGTTATTGAGTAGTTATTCTGTTTTAAATTTTTCACACTTAAAGCGTGAGCCAAAATACCGGTAATCGCCGCGTCTAGTGTGCAGTATCCTTGAGCTAACAAAGAGATAATAATACCACTTAGAGCATCTCCGCTTCCGCCTTTTGACAAGGAAGCATCTCCGTAAGGCATAATATAAATTTTACAGTTTTGAGCGATAATAGTATTAGCCCCTTTTAGCACCAAAACGTTAGGAAATTTCTCACTCCACATTTGAGCTAATTTAAAGCGGTTTTGTTGAATTTCACTAACACTAAATTTCCCAAATCCCCCAAGCTCTAAAAGAGAGCAAAACTCCTTTGGATGAGGGGTTATAACGATATCTTTTTTTGTCTTTAAAAGCTCTATTATTCGCTTTTCATAACAAAGATCGGCATCTATAACAAGAGCTTTTTTACTCTTTAGCTCTTTAAAAAGCTCATCTTTTTTAGCCTCACTAAGCTTGCCAAGTCCCATACCAAGAGCTCCGTAAGCCATCTTTTCGCTTATCTTTTTTGACTGCATAAAAAGCATGCCAGCTTTTATATTGGCCTTCTCGCTAACTATACTAACAAGTCCCGCTCCCATAGTTAAAGCAGCCTTTGCAGCGATTTTAGCAGCTCCGCTAAACTCACCACTAACAACAAAAACATGTCCGAAATCACCCTTGTTAGTGTTAGCCTTCACTCTAAGAGGAAGCCTCATATCTGCCTTGCTAAGCTTAAAAATATTAGTTTCACCCTCAAATTTCCTAGCTCCCATACCCAAATTTGCAACCCTTATCCTGCCAGTAAAATCCTTTGCAAAATCAGAATAAAGAGCTGCCTTTCTAGCCCCCATAGTTATAGTCGTATCTGCTTTAAAAACGGCTCCAAGGCTATTTCCAAATTTATCAAGTCCGCTAGGTATATCGCAAGCTATCCTGTAAGCCTTTTTTGAATTTAAAAGATTTATCAGATTTATGGCTTGCTTATCCAGCTCTCTATTTAATCCTGAGCCAAAAATTCCATCTATTATGCATTTATACTTACCGATATCTTTGACAAATTTAACTCCGAGCTTACGCGCTCTATCAATTTGAGTTTTAAGCATCTCATTTTGTCTATCAAATACTAAAAAGAGCTCGCACTCATACTCACTGCTTAGCATTCTAAGTGTGGCAACGACATCTGCAGCGTTATTTCCACTTCCGCAAACGCCTAAAATTTTAAAACCCTTTTTGACATTTTTTCGCACCTCTTTAGCAAGGGCGCAAGCTGCATTTTCCATCAAAATTTCATCATTTAACCCAAACTCAACGCAAGCTCTTAGATCAAGCTCGGCTGTGGTCATAAAAAGCTTCTTCAAACTTCGCTCCTTACTCTATAGCTAAGCGCTTCTAGGATATGAGGTTTCTTTATGATTTGCGAGCCCTCAAGATCGGCGATAGTTCTAGCTACTTTTAAAATCTTATTTATGCCTCTTTGAGTTAGCGCAAATCTTGCGATAGACATATCAAGAACACCCTTTGCTTCGCTATCGCAAATACAAAATTTGGCTATCTCTTTATCGCTTAATTTACCGTTTAGCTCGCTTTGTCCTCGCCTCATCTGCACTTCAAAAACACGCAAAACTTCACGCTGCATATCGGCACTCGTTATATCGCTTTTATCGCTACTTGCAACCTCATCCATAAGCACGTGCAGGTCGATCCTATCCAAAAGAGGCTCTGAAATTTTCGCCTTGTATCGCTTGATATCGGTTTCTAAACATCTGCAATTTAGCTGCTTTGAGAGCAAATTTCCGCACGGGCAGGGATTCATCGCTCCAACAAACATAAATTTTGTCTTGTAAGTTATCTTGGAATTTACTCTTGAGATGTGGATTTGGTTATCCTCAAGCGGCTCTCGAAGGCTTTCTAAAATTTGCTTACCGAAGTGTGGAAGCTCGTCAAAAAACAGTATCCCGCCGTTTGCAAGTGCGACTTCGCCTATCCTTGCGCTTGCCGTTCCACCTCCAAAGATCGAGCTTTTTGTCGATGTATGATGCGGGCTTCTAAAAGCTCTAAGCACGCTAAATTCGTGATCTTGCAAATTTAGCGACGCGTATGCCGCGCTTAGTAAAATTTCATCTAAATTTTGAGGCGGAAGGATATATCTCAAGCGCTTTGCACTCATGCTTTTGCCACACCCTGGGCTTCCTTCAAAGATGATGTTATGCATGCCGCAAGCAGCTATGAGGCAAGCTCTTTTGGCTCTAGTCTGACCTTTGATATCCTTAAAATCAAGCTCAAATTTTGAGTTTGCGACGTAACTTTTACCACAAATTTGAGTCAAATTTGAAAATAGCGGATGAGTCTCTTTGGCTAAACACTGCTGCTTAAACTCATCATCAAGAAAAAATTTTATCGCCTCATCAAGCTTACTTACGGCATAAATTTCTAAATTCGGTATCATCGCAGCATTTTTAGCTATCTCTTTTGGCACTAAAACCTTAGCCTTTGTAACGCTTGTGCTTAAAAACAAAAGTATAGAAAACATGCTTGCCGTGCTCTTGATGCTTCCGTCAAGTCCAAGCTCGCCAAAAACGAAAAATTCACTAAGAGAGTTGCTCTTAACCTCTTTTTGTAAAGCGATCAAAAGCGCGATAGGAAGGTCAAAATGGCTGCCCGTCTTTGGCATGTCTGAAGGAGAGAGATTTATGATGATTTTTTGAGCGGGAAAGGAGAAATTTTGAGCTAAGAGAGCTGACTTTACCCTTGCTTCGCTCTCTTTGATACTTGTGCTTGCAAGCCCTACGATGCTAAGTGCTGGC
This Campylobacter sp. RM16189 DNA region includes the following protein-coding sequences:
- a CDS encoding NAD(P)H-hydrate dehydratase — its product is MKKLFMTTAELDLRACVEFGLNDEILMENAACALAKEVRKNVKKGFKILGVCGSGNNAADVVATLRMLSSEYECELFLVFDRQNEMLKTQIDRARKLGVKFVKDIGKYKCIIDGIFGSGLNRELDKQAINLINLLNSKKAYRIACDIPSGLDKFGNSLGAVFKADTTITMGARKAALYSDFAKDFTGRIRVANLGMGARKFEGETNIFKLSKADMRLPLRVKANTNKGDFGHVFVVSGEFSGAAKIAAKAALTMGAGLVSIVSEKANIKAGMLFMQSKKISEKMAYGALGMGLGKLSEAKKDELFKELKSKKALVIDADLCYEKRIIELLKTKKDIVITPHPKEFCSLLELGGFGKFSVSEIQQNRFKLAQMWSEKFPNVLVLKGANTIIAQNCKIYIMPYGDASLSKGGSGDALSGIIISLLAQGYCTLDAAITGILAHALSVKNLKQNNYSITAKDIIKGLKWLRKK
- a CDS encoding YifB family Mg chelatase-like AAA ATPase; translation: MKSLKCATYTDGLKIVDVEATFNRGLPALSIVGLASTSIKESEARVKSALLAQNFSFPAQKIIINLSPSDMPKTGSHFDLPIALLIALQKEVKSNSLSEFFVFGELGLDGSIKSTASMFSILLFLSTSVTKAKVLVPKEIAKNAAMIPNLEIYAVSKLDEAIKFFLDDEFKQQCLAKETHPLFSNLTQICGKSYVANSKFELDFKDIKGQTRAKRACLIAACGMHNIIFEGSPGCGKSMSAKRLRYILPPQNLDEILLSAAYASLNLQDHEFSVLRAFRSPHHTSTKSSIFGGGTASARIGEVALANGGILFFDELPHFGKQILESLREPLEDNQIHISRVNSKITYKTKFMFVGAMNPCPCGNLLSKQLNCRCLETDIKRYKAKISEPLLDRIDLHVLMDEVASSDKSDITSADMQREVLRVFEVQMRRGQSELNGKLSDKEIAKFCICDSEAKGVLDMSIARFALTQRGINKILKVARTIADLEGSQIIKKPHILEALSYRVRSEV
- a CDS encoding efflux transporter outer membrane subunit, with protein sequence MRNLLIIAVAIFFAGCSFRPELPNVDTNFEATYQLTTDIKDRWWEEFGDENLNAIVEEALNNNIDLKIAFLNLQKAKASLGIASADLFPSVNLNAGATRARTSGETYTKQDNVKYTNHSLNFGLNYEIDLWGRVKNSIEASKSSLKASKFDYDSARLTIASNIAKSYFTLVALNMREKVLSDTLKNYEEIMNFRKTQLEFGSVDNITFLQSKAQVDSAKASLVDIKNSISLALNSLSIMSGKSNDEILKGVIKSSKKLPKEPEVKAGISADILLRRSDVASAYENLKATNALIGVSKAAYYPSISLTGLLGFVSNDLARLFDANANTWSLGGSLTQKIFDNGRIKNNVKIAETNEQIAALAYEKSIKTALSEVRDALLKRENAKLSQKSVKALLNSQEKIYKIAKSKFEEGYSSHLELLDAQRNLLANKLQDVNANLNLINSIVEIYKAFGGGFKAENLK
- the purN gene encoding phosphoribosylglycinamide formyltransferase; translated protein: MVTKKIAILFSGRGSNLESILSKIHNKIFNNVKIEVVLTLTNKDNAYGIERARKYGLESVVIEHTKFNSREEFDAALVSEIKKYNVDLVVLAGFMRILTPVFTTQIKAINLHPSLLPLFKGAYAIKESFESDMLVGGVSVHYVSEELDGGKLIMQRAFEKHDGMSLEEFEDKIHSIEHEILPESIVKILCKA